A genomic window from Vagococcus sp. CY52-2 includes:
- a CDS encoding hydroxyethylthiazole kinase, which yields MLLTHKFQTPFPLIPSPLVHCITNSVTCETVANSVLYIGGKPIMTEDTRDFSDLYEQVGGVLINIGHLSEEKETAMVLAMDEAHKRNVPIVVDNVGVSSSRVRKEVANRLLSLEPTVVKGNVSEMRMLCNLASHGKGVDAAEEDQDLLAMKELEEGLLALAKSHPNTCFLATGPSDLVVYQSQVVLLQNGIEALDKFTGTGDVVGALIATLLGSGVDVLPSVLQAVSYFNLCGEEALEIVQNDAKIASIREETLNQLSLLKQNESWQNGIKGDWL from the coding sequence ATGTTACTCACTCATAAATTTCAAACACCCTTTCCTCTAATACCTTCTCCCCTAGTGCATTGTATTACGAACTCAGTGACATGTGAAACGGTCGCAAATAGTGTGTTATACATTGGAGGAAAGCCAATTATGACAGAAGATACGCGAGATTTTTCAGATTTATATGAACAGGTAGGTGGTGTGTTAATCAATATTGGCCATTTATCAGAAGAAAAAGAAACCGCTATGGTATTAGCTATGGACGAGGCTCATAAGCGCAACGTCCCTATCGTTGTAGACAATGTCGGCGTCTCTAGTTCAAGAGTACGAAAAGAAGTCGCCAACAGGTTATTGTCTCTTGAACCAACTGTTGTCAAAGGCAATGTGTCAGAAATGCGAATGTTGTGCAATTTAGCCAGTCATGGAAAAGGTGTCGATGCAGCAGAAGAAGACCAAGATTTGTTAGCGATGAAAGAATTAGAAGAAGGATTATTAGCACTAGCTAAAAGCCATCCAAATACGTGTTTTCTAGCGACAGGACCAAGTGATTTAGTGGTGTATCAATCACAAGTTGTCTTGCTACAAAATGGCATTGAGGCATTAGATAAATTCACAGGGACGGGAGACGTCGTTGGGGCATTAATTGCAACACTTTTAGGTAGTGGGGTGGATGTATTGCCAAGTGTTTTACAGGCAGTAAGCTATTTTAATTTGTGTGGTGAAGAAGCATTAGAAATAGTTCAAAATGACGCGAAAATTGCGAGTATCCGTGAAGAAACACTGAATCAATTATCATTATTAAAACAAAATGAGTCATGGCAAAACGGGATAAAAGGAGATTGGTTATGA
- the thiW gene encoding energy coupling factor transporter S component ThiW, which translates to MLSQSTNLKKLLILSLMVAMDVALSPLFRIEGMAPMSSVMNVIGVMLMGPFYGTIMALVCGILRMMLLGIPPLALTGAVFGALLAGIFYKIYPTIYSAMFGEFLGTGIIGSLLSYPVMAWFTGSRNGMYWFFYTPRFIGGAVIGSFLAFIVMKKLANVPTFQRIQAMFFYVKVGDEQHVTHS; encoded by the coding sequence ATGCTGTCTCAAAGTACTAATTTAAAAAAACTATTGATTTTATCTCTAATGGTTGCGATGGATGTGGCGTTATCACCACTCTTTCGCATCGAGGGGATGGCACCAATGTCTAGTGTAATGAATGTGATTGGTGTGATGCTAATGGGACCTTTTTACGGCACGATTATGGCACTTGTCTGTGGCATATTACGAATGATGCTTCTAGGGATTCCACCACTAGCCTTAACAGGTGCTGTTTTTGGTGCGTTACTTGCGGGTATTTTTTACAAAATTTATCCAACAATTTACAGTGCGATGTTTGGTGAGTTTTTAGGAACAGGAATTATCGGATCCTTACTATCCTATCCTGTGATGGCTTGGTTTACCGGAAGTCGTAATGGTATGTACTGGTTTTTCTATACACCAAGATTTATTGGTGGCGCGGTAATTGGTTCGTTTTTGGCTTTTATCGTGATGAAAAAATTAGCGAATGTTCCAACGTTTCAACGAATTCAAGCGATGTTTTTTTATGTGAAAGTAGGTGACGAGCAACATGTTACTCACTCATAA
- the tenA gene encoding thiaminase II has product MFTKIAREKSAPYWEGSFTHPFVAGLQEGTLSDEAFRYYLIQDGYYLEHFSKLHRLIAEQVEDEEVKEMLLTGSNHLKEGEMSIRENFFTELGITDEEIANTDIAPTAYHYVSHMYRQLIDGTPNSAVAGLLPCAWLYQEIGTELIKTGSPHQLYQRWIETYSGEESKEEVAHQCALLNRLYEESDKEEQEKMIEAFYVSAQMEYLFWEMTYTHQKWPEGEKDAVSKY; this is encoded by the coding sequence ATGTTTACAAAAATTGCACGAGAGAAATCAGCACCTTATTGGGAAGGAAGTTTTACTCATCCATTTGTCGCAGGACTTCAAGAAGGAACGTTATCTGATGAAGCGTTTCGCTATTACTTGATTCAAGATGGGTACTACTTAGAGCATTTTAGCAAACTTCACCGTTTGATAGCAGAACAAGTAGAAGACGAAGAAGTAAAAGAGATGTTGCTAACAGGGTCTAACCACCTTAAAGAAGGTGAGATGAGTATTAGAGAGAATTTCTTTACTGAGCTAGGTATTACAGATGAAGAAATCGCTAATACTGATATTGCTCCAACAGCTTATCATTATGTGTCACACATGTATCGTCAATTAATTGATGGGACGCCAAATAGTGCTGTTGCGGGTTTACTACCATGTGCGTGGTTATATCAAGAAATCGGGACTGAATTAATTAAGACAGGTTCTCCTCATCAGTTGTATCAACGATGGATTGAAACATACTCTGGTGAAGAATCAAAAGAAGAAGTCGCTCATCAATGTGCTTTACTGAATCGACTGTATGAAGAAAGCGACAAGGAAGAACAAGAAAAAATGATTGAGGCCTTTTATGTGAGTGCTCAAATGGAATACCTTTTTTGGGAAATGACATACACACATCAAAAATGGCCGGAAGGAGAAAAAGATGCTGTCTCAAAGTACTAA
- a CDS encoding energy-coupling factor transporter transmembrane component T, with protein MSVTKSSALMLSGLLLLLTIELSFTSSVTLNWFVVLVSALYLLSKKKWFGLFGLVFFPLIPALGTYWSVYLYGNNPDYGLVLVSRTFAFAAIGMVFAFGVDLEELLLILEQKKLPTSFVYGILVVLHAMPVIQREIMALREASLFRGKKLHFYSPLMYLKVIFVANHWRDSYTEAMFSRGFDEEGERTHYIQYKVCPKSLATLGVLTVISQFILIIT; from the coding sequence ATGTCAGTGACGAAAAGTTCTGCTTTAATGCTAAGCGGGCTACTACTACTTTTGACTATTGAATTATCATTTACCTCATCTGTGACATTAAACTGGTTTGTTGTGTTAGTCAGTGCTTTGTATCTTCTTAGTAAGAAAAAATGGTTTGGGTTGTTTGGCTTAGTTTTTTTTCCATTAATTCCAGCTTTAGGAACGTATTGGTCAGTTTATCTATATGGAAATAATCCTGATTATGGTCTTGTTTTAGTGAGTCGAACCTTTGCTTTTGCTGCGATTGGCATGGTGTTTGCATTTGGGGTCGACTTAGAAGAATTACTCTTAATTTTAGAGCAAAAAAAATTACCAACGTCATTTGTTTATGGCATTTTAGTTGTTTTACATGCGATGCCTGTGATTCAACGAGAGATTATGGCACTAAGAGAAGCCAGTTTATTTCGTGGGAAAAAATTACATTTTTATTCGCCATTGATGTATTTAAAAGTTATTTTTGTCGCCAACCATTGGCGGGATAGTTACACAGAAGCCATGTTTTCAAGAGGATTTGATGAAGAAGGCGAAAGGACGCATTACATACAATATAAAGTGTGTCCTAAAAGTTTAGCTACATTAGGCGTATTAACGGTTATATCACAATTTATATTAATCATTACTTAG
- a CDS encoding ABC transporter ATP-binding protein: MRGIELSELTIKRGDKEVLRQVDFVFSPHEFILLSGASGSGKSTLLKAIAGFADVPYSGTITVDGKSLTQASMSDKARQIGMMFQNPGQQFTMKTLRREIIFVLENLQTKPSDITEQMHEAVLLADTTELLDRQLSTLSGGEKQRAALTVLLAMKSPFLLLDEPFASIDPKTRKLLIQQLQQLKNQGKTIIICDHDFNDYVDVVDTWVTLDNQVLQKIPVALLKQEQTNVLLTDHRASMDGILRLEDVRYKQNKRELLSQDSFHFSKGITTLTGDNGTGKSTLFRSIAQCHRYKGKMFLYDKKLKKSRTLYQILSLVTQEAEKQFVTLTPAEEFTYSVYQWEDAKRQRQEAIEFLGLEPLLNRSVFHLSEGQKKSIQLLTMLSLDVPFLLLDEPFSGLDERAASYFANWFKRQANRQDMMIISHRLAPLDGVSQHHVHLDKKQLWQQDYSVEEEIKDVSDEKFCFNAKRATTTFDY, encoded by the coding sequence ATGAGAGGAATAGAATTAAGTGAGTTGACGATTAAACGTGGCGATAAAGAGGTGTTACGTCAGGTTGACTTTGTTTTTTCTCCTCATGAATTTATTTTGCTATCTGGTGCCAGTGGTAGTGGTAAATCAACATTATTAAAAGCCATTGCTGGATTTGCTGATGTGCCATATTCAGGTACAATCACCGTTGATGGCAAGAGTCTAACACAAGCGAGTATGTCTGATAAGGCTAGACAGATTGGCATGATGTTTCAAAATCCAGGGCAACAATTTACAATGAAAACACTACGTCGTGAAATTATTTTTGTGTTAGAAAATCTGCAAACAAAACCTAGTGATATCACGGAACAAATGCACGAGGCTGTTTTATTAGCAGATACGACAGAATTATTAGATAGACAGTTATCAACTTTATCAGGTGGGGAAAAGCAACGAGCAGCATTGACTGTTTTACTAGCGATGAAAAGCCCATTTTTATTACTAGATGAGCCGTTTGCCAGTATTGATCCTAAAACAAGAAAATTATTAATTCAACAGTTACAGCAATTAAAAAATCAAGGTAAAACAATTATTATTTGCGACCATGATTTTAATGATTATGTTGATGTGGTTGATACATGGGTGACACTAGATAATCAAGTATTACAAAAAATTCCAGTAGCTCTTTTAAAGCAAGAGCAGACAAATGTGCTCTTGACGGATCATAGAGCATCTATGGATGGCATTTTAAGATTAGAGGATGTCAGATACAAACAGAATAAGCGCGAGCTACTAAGTCAAGATTCTTTTCATTTTTCTAAAGGAATCACGACACTTACAGGAGATAACGGAACGGGAAAATCAACGTTGTTTCGTTCGATAGCACAATGTCATCGTTATAAAGGCAAGATGTTTTTATACGATAAAAAGCTTAAAAAAAGCCGTACGCTATATCAGATATTATCCTTAGTTACTCAAGAAGCGGAAAAACAATTTGTGACACTCACACCAGCTGAAGAATTTACTTATAGTGTGTATCAGTGGGAGGACGCTAAACGTCAAAGACAAGAAGCGATTGAGTTTTTAGGATTGGAACCACTACTTAATCGAAGCGTGTTTCATCTAAGTGAAGGACAGAAGAAAAGTATTCAATTATTAACGATGTTGAGTTTAGATGTGCCGTTTTTATTATTAGACGAGCCGTTTTCAGGTTTAGATGAACGTGCTGCAAGCTATTTTGCTAATTGGTTTAAAAGGCAAGCAAACAGACAAGATATGATGATTATTTCGCATCGATTGGCACCGCTTGATGGGGTTAGTCAGCATCATGTGCATTTAGATAAGAAACAATTATGGCAACAAGATTATTCGGTAGAGGAGGAGATAAAGGATGTCAGTGACGAAAAGTTCTGCTTTAATGCTAAGCGGGCTACTACTACTTTTGACTATTGA
- a CDS encoding ECF transporter S component → MKEKWTLRQVVLLALLAFLFGGVFMGAGFLYAGLSAVLTPLGLSPFANELLFGLWTMAAPMAGILIPRKGSSILGEMLAALAEMLYGTYFGPGVLISGFFQGLGTELGFMVTGYKRYDIVPLFYGAIGTTLLSFVYEFFKFGYGTYSIGMILSLLAVRFLSVTFFGVVVVSMVMKLYNRSQELSVVNE, encoded by the coding sequence ATGAAGGAAAAATGGACGTTGCGTCAGGTTGTATTATTAGCATTATTAGCTTTTTTATTTGGTGGTGTATTTATGGGAGCTGGGTTTTTATATGCTGGCTTATCAGCTGTATTAACGCCCCTTGGGTTAAGCCCTTTTGCTAATGAACTATTATTTGGTTTATGGACAATGGCTGCACCAATGGCAGGGATATTAATTCCTAGAAAGGGAAGTTCAATTTTAGGAGAAATGTTGGCTGCACTAGCAGAGATGTTATATGGCACGTATTTTGGCCCAGGTGTTCTTATTTCAGGTTTTTTCCAAGGGCTAGGGACAGAACTAGGATTTATGGTTACAGGATACAAACGGTATGATATCGTGCCATTATTTTACGGGGCGATTGGAACAACCTTATTAAGTTTTGTGTATGAATTTTTTAAATTTGGTTATGGAACGTATTCAATTGGAATGATTTTATCACTTCTTGCTGTGCGGTTTTTATCGGTGACGTTCTTTGGCGTTGTTGTGGTGTCAATGGTCATGAAGCTTTATAACCGTTCACAAGAGCTTTCGGTAGTAAACGAATGA
- a CDS encoding DUF4809 family protein, giving the protein MEKAIIHCTTEIVHGGCNVCPTTATATYEVEFSGKMIGIPNLDVVSLLRPIVREHGYKERQEYDVTGDYDVFETSNNSVDVFETYQGLRFKNQEIEKEVKPTYESDDEVFKVVNELLTDLFKLDAIEFVTDIPEN; this is encoded by the coding sequence ATGGAAAAAGCAATAATACATTGTACAACTGAAATCGTGCATGGTGGATGTAATGTCTGCCCAACAACTGCTACCGCTACTTATGAGGTAGAATTCTCAGGTAAAATGATTGGGATTCCGAATTTAGATGTTGTGTCACTTCTTCGCCCAATTGTGAGAGAGCATGGTTATAAAGAACGTCAAGAATATGATGTAACAGGTGATTATGATGTGTTTGAAACATCAAACAACAGTGTCGATGTATTTGAGACATATCAAGGACTACGTTTTAAAAATCAAGAAATCGAAAAAGAAGTCAAACCTACTTATGAATCAGATGATGAAGTATTTAAAGTAGTAAATGAGTTGTTAACAGATTTATTTAAACTTGATGCAATTGAGTTTGTCACAGATATACCAGAGAATTAG
- a CDS encoding HdeD family acid-resistance protein has protein sequence MSNEKNGFDWSSFLLGILFIFASLASFQDPAGNLVAIVVVFGMFAIIKGIFELFLRKKVRELIGFSATMPIVVGIFDIIVGIFLLFNISAGVVALPFVFAIWFLIDSLVGLFSSNALKNLNTGYYWFSIVINILGVIVGFILLANPVSSALTLSFLVGFYFMMFGMTEIIYAFR, from the coding sequence ATGTCAAATGAAAAAAATGGATTTGATTGGTCCTCATTTTTATTAGGAATTTTGTTTATCTTTGCATCGTTGGCGTCGTTTCAAGATCCTGCTGGAAATTTAGTGGCAATCGTTGTAGTTTTTGGAATGTTTGCTATTATTAAAGGTATTTTTGAATTATTTTTAAGAAAGAAAGTGAGAGAACTTATAGGTTTTTCTGCAACAATGCCAATAGTAGTTGGTATTTTTGATATCATTGTTGGTATCTTTTTATTATTTAATATCTCTGCAGGTGTTGTGGCTCTACCATTTGTGTTTGCTATTTGGTTTTTAATTGATTCATTAGTCGGTTTATTTAGTTCAAATGCTTTAAAAAATTTGAATACAGGTTACTATTGGTTCTCAATCGTTATTAATATTTTAGGTGTGATTGTAGGATTCATACTTTTAGCAAATCCAGTATCATCTGCTTTAACATTAAGCTTTTTAGTCGGTTTTTATTTCATGATGTTTGGTATGACTGAAATTATTTATGCCTTCCGTTAA